A genomic segment from Vicugna pacos chromosome 17, VicPac4, whole genome shotgun sequence encodes:
- the MST1R gene encoding macrophage-stimulating protein receptor isoform X3, translating into MELHPPPLQPFLLLLLLLPAVPEMVGSWQCPRVPYAASRDFEVEYLVPSFSAGGPVQAVATYEGGGEESAVFVAIRNRLNVLGPDFQPIESLATGPVGDPDCRTCAACGPGPHGPREDTDAQVLVLEPALPALISCGSSLHGRCFLHELEPQGAALHLAPPACLFSAHHNRPEDCPDCVASPLGTLVTVVEQGHASYFYVASSLNSTVAASFSPGSVSIRRLKADVSGFAPGFAALSVLPEHLASYRIEYVYSFRAGAFVYFLMVQPANVAAAPGALHTRVARLSAVETDLGNYREMVLDCSFEPKRRRRAAHEGGHPYPVLRAAHAAPVGSRLAAELSIAEGQEVLFGVFSASRDSKSVVDPSSVVCAFPVDLLNTLIDQGVERCCEPPVHPGLRRDLDFFQLPSFCPHPPGLEALSPNTSCRHFPLLVSSSFSRVDLFNGLLGPVQVTALHVTRLNNVTLAHMGTADGRILQVELARSLNYLLYVSNFSLGSNGQPVHRDISRLGDHLLFASGDKVFQVPVRGPGCRHFLTCWRCLRAQRFMGCGWCGGMCGRQKECPGSWQQDHCPPELTEFHPQSGPLRGSTRLTLCGSNFNLHPTGLVPKDTHQVTVGQSPCRLLHKDSSNLSQVPRKYFVEELECELEPLVTQVAGPANVSLTVSNVPLGRHFRVDGTSMLQGFSFVEPVLRTVQPLFGPRAGGTSLTLEGQDLSVGTSRAVFINGTECPLKRVNEGQLLCTTPPGAATASVPIRLQVGGAKVPGSWNFHYKEDPIMLGISPNCGYTGSYVTIRGQHLTSVQHLVVSFHDGFKAVENRCEGQLPEQHWCRLPEYVVRGPQGWVMGNLSVQGDGAPGFTLPGFRFLPPPYPPSTDLAPLKPEEHAIKFEYIGLGAVADCVDVNVTVGGESCRHELRGDVVVCPLPLSLQLGKDGAPLQVCVDGGCHILGRVVRPGLEGVPQSMLLGVLLALLLLVGVLAAVLVFSYYRRKQLVLSPNLDDLASLDRTTGDLPLPILRSGSDYRNGLASPAISDLGSTTRIRRASFSDSGVGSHVPLLRKESIQLGDLNPTLLAEVKDVLIPHERVLTHTDRVIGKGHFGVVYHGEYIDEAQNRVHCAIKSLSRITEVQEVEAFLREGLLMRGLHHPNVLALIGIMLPPEGLPRVLLPYMRHGDLLQFIRSPQRNPTVKDLISFGLQVARGMEYLAEQKFVHRDLAARNCMLDESFTVKVADFGLARDVLDKEYYSVQQHRHARLPVKWMALESLQTYRFTTKSDVWSFGVLLWELLTRGAPPYSHIDPFDLAHFLAQGRRLPQPEYCPDSLYAVMQHCWAADPAARPTFGVLAGEVERMVATLRGDHYVQLPVAYVNVGPGTSDKANLSSEQSPSPPVHRSTGRPRPLSEPPRPT; encoded by the exons ATGGAGCTCCACCCGCCACCTTTGCAGCCCTTCCTGTTACTACTGCTGTTGCTGCCGGCGGTGCCCGAGATGGTTGGGTCCTGGCAGTGCCCGCGCGTCCCCTACGCTGCTTCCCGCGACTTTGAAGTGGAGTACTTGGTGCCCAGTTTCTCCGCCGGCGGTCCGGTACAGGCCGTGGCGACCTATGAGGGCGGCGGGGAAGAGAGTGCCGTGTTTGTGGCCATACGCAATCGCCTGAACGTGCTTGGGCCTGACTTCCAACCAATTGAGAGCCTGGCCACGGGCCCTGTCGGGGACCCAGACTGCCGGACGTGTGCGGCCTGTGGCCCGGGCCCCCACGGCCCGCGGGAGGATACAGATGCGCAGGTGCTAGTGCTGGAGCCGGCGCTGCCCGCATTGATCAGTTGTGGCTCCAGCCTTCATGGTCGCTGCTTCCTGCATGAGCTAGAGCCCCAAGGGGCAGCCCTGCACCTGGCACCACCAGCCTGCCTTTTCTCTGCACACCACAATCGGCCCGAGGACTGTCCCGACTGTGTGGCCAGCCCTCTGGGCACCCTTGTGACCGTGGTTGAGCAGGGCCATGCCTCCTACTTCTACGTGGCATCCTCGCTGAACTCAACAGTGGCCGCCAGCTTTAGCCCCGGCTCAGTGTCCATCCGGCGCCTCAAGGCTGACGTCTCAGGATTTGCACCAGGCTTTGCAGCACTATCAGTGCTGCCCGAGCACCTCGCTTCCTACCGCATCGAATATGTGTACAGTTTCCGCGCGGGAGCCTTTGTCTACTTTCTGATGGTGCAGCCAGCCAACGTGGCAGCCGCTCCTGGTGCCTTACACACACGTGTGGCACGGCTCAGTGCTGTAGAGACCGACCTGGGCAACTACCGCGAGATGGTCCTTGACTGCAGTTTTGAGCCTAAACGCCGGCGTCGCGCGGCCCATGAGGGAGGGCATCCCTACCCGGTGCTGAGGGCAGCCCATGCCGCTCCTGTGGGCAGCAGATTGGCTGCTGAACTGAGCATCGCCGAGGGCCAGGAAGTGCTATTTGGGGTCTTCTCGGCTAGCAGGGACAGCAAGTCAGTTGTGGATCCCAGCTCTGTCGTCTGTGCCTTCCCAGTTGATCTGCTGAACACTCTCATTGATCAGGGAGTAGAGCGCTGCTGTGAGCCTCCAGTCCACCCTGGCCTCCGCCGAGACCTTGACTTCTTTCAATTGCCCAGTTTCTGCCCTCACCCG cctggcctggaGGCTCTCAGCCCCAACACCAGTTGCCGCCACTTCCCTCTGCTGGTCAGCAGCAGCTTCTCACGTGTGGACCTCTTCAATGGGCTGTTAGGGCCAGTGCAGGTCACTGCATTGCACGTGACACGCCTCAACAATGTCACATTGGCCCACATGGGCACAGCTGATGGGCGCATCCTGCAG GTGGAACTGGCCAGGTCTCTCAACTACTTGCTGTACGTGTCCAACTTCTCACTGGGCAGCAATGGGCAGCCTGTGCATCGGGATATCAGTCGCCTTGGGGACCACCTTCTCTTTGCCTCTGGGGACAAG GTCTTCCAGGTACCTGTCCGGGGCCCTGGCTGCCGCCACTTCCTCACCTGTTGGCGTTGCCTGCGGGCACAGCGTTTCATGGGCTGTGGATGGTGTGGGGGCATGTGTGGCCGGCAGAAGGAGTGTCCTGGCTCCTGGCAACAGGACCATTGCCCACCAGAGCTTACTGAG ttCCACCCCCAGAGTGGACCCCTGAGGGGCAGCACAAGGCTAACCCTGTGTGGCTCCAACTTCAACCTACACCCTACTGGCCTGGTGCCTAAAGACACCCATCAGGTTACCGTGGGTCAAAGTCCCTGCCGACTGCTGCATAAGGACAGCTCAAACCTCAG CCAAGTGCCCCGGAAGTACTTTGTAGAGGAGCTTGAGTGTGAGCTGGAGCCCTTGGTCACGCAGGTAGCTGGGCCTGCCAACGTCAGCCTCACTGTGTCCAACGTGCCACTGGGCAGGCATTTCCGGGTGGATGGCACCTCCATGCTTCAAGGCTTCTCTTTTGTG GAGCCGGTGCTGAGAACAGTACAACCCCTCTTTGGCCCACGGGCAGGGGGAACCTCCCTCACCCTTGAAGGCCAAGACCTGTCTGTAGGTACCAGCCGGGCTGTGTTCATCAATGGGACTGAGTGCCCGCTGAAACG GGTCAACGAGGGGCAGCTTTTATGTACCACACCCCCAGGGGCCGCTACTGCCAGCGTTCCCATTCGCCTGCAGGTAGGGGGTGCCAAGGTGCCTGGCTCCTGGAACTTCCACTACAAGGAAGACCCCATCATGCTGGGCATCAGCCCCAACTGTGGCTACAC TGGCTCCTATGTGACCATCCGTGGCCAGCACCTGACTTCAGTGCAGCACCTCGTGGTGTCATTCCATGATGGGTTTAAGGCAGTGGAGAACAGG TGTGAAGGGCAGCTCCCGGAGCAGCACTGGTGCCGCCTGCCTGAATACGTGGTCCGAGGCCCTCAGGGGTGGGTGATGGGGAACCTGAGTGTCCAGGGGGATGGGGCTCCTGGCTTCACACTGCCTGGCTTTCgcttcctgcccccaccctacCCACCCAGCACAGACCTGGCCCCACTGAAGCCTGAGGAGCATGCCATTAAGTTTGAG TATATTGGGCTGGGTGCTGTGGCTGACTGTGTGGATGTGAACGTGACCGTGGGAGGTGAGAGCTGCCGGCATGAGCTCCGAGGGGATGTGGTCgtctgccccctgcccctctccctgcaACTTGGCAAGGATGGTGCTCCACTGCAG GTCTGCGTGGATGGTGGGTGTCACATCCTGGGCAGGGTAGTGCGGCCAGGTCTGGAAGGGGTCCCCCAGAGCATGCTCCTCGGTGTCCTGCTGGCCCTGCTCCTGCTTGTGGGTGTACTGGCCGCCGTACTGGTCTTCAGTTACTACCGGAGGAAACAGCTAG TCCTTTCTCCAAATCTGGATGATTTGGCATCCCTGGACAGGACCACTGGAGACTTACCTCTGCCTATTCTCCGCTCAGGCTCTGACTACAGAAATGGCCTCG CATCCCCTGCCATCAGTGACCTGGGTTCTACCACTCGGATCCGCAGAGCATCCTTCTCAGACAGTGGGGTCGGATCCCATGTCCCACTGCTGAGGAAAGAGTCCATTCAACTTGGGGACCTGAACCCCACGCTCCTGGCCGAGGTTAAGGATGTGCTGATTCCCCATGAACGGGTGCTCACCCACACTGACCGAGTCATTGGCAAAG GCCATTTTGGAGTCGTCTACCATGGAGAATACATAGACGAGGCCCAGAATCGAGTCCACTGTGCCATCAAGTCGCTGAGTC GCATCACAGAAGTGCAGGAGGTGGAGGCCTTCCTGCGCGAGGGGCTGCTCATGCGGGGTCTGCACCACCCAAACGTGCTGGCTCTCATTGGGATCATGCTTCCGCCTGAAGGGCTGCCTCGTGTGCTGCTGCCCTACATGCGCCACGGAGACCTGCTCCAGTTCATCCGCTCACCCCAGCGG AACCCCACGGTGAAGGACCTCATCAGCTTCGGCCTGCAGGTGGCCCGCGGCATGGAGTACCTGGCAGAGCAGAAGTTTGTGCACAGGGACCTGGCTGCTCGGAACTGCAT GCTGGATGAGTCATTCACGGTCAAAGTGGCTGATTTTGGTCTGGCCCGCGACGTCTTGGACAAGGAATACTACAGTGTCCAACAGCACCGCCACGCTCGTCTACCTGTCAAATGGATGGCTCTCGAGAGCCTACAGACTTACAGATTCACCACCAAGTCTGATGTG TGGTCATTTGGTGTGCTGTTATGGGAGCTGCTGACACGGGGTGCCCCACCATACTCCCACATTGACCCTTTTGACCTCGCTCACTTCCTGGCCCAGGGTCGCCGCCTGCCCCAGCCTGAGTATTGCCCCGATTCTCT GTATGCAGTGATGCAGCACTGCTGGGCTGCAGATCCTGCAGCAAGACCCACCTTTGGAGTGCTGGCAGGGGAAGTGGAGCGCATGGTGGCCACACTGCGAGGAGACCACTACGTGCAGCTGCCCGTGGCCTATGTGAACGTGGGCCCTGGCACCTCTGACAAGGCAAACCTGTCATCGGAACAGTCGCCGTCCCCACCAGTGCACAGGAGCACAGGGCGGCCCCGGCCCCTCTCAGAGCCACCAAGGCCCACGTGA
- the MST1R gene encoding macrophage-stimulating protein receptor isoform X4 — protein sequence MELHPPPLQPFLLLLLLLPAVPEMVGSWQCPRVPYAASRDFEVEYLVPSFSAGGPVQAVATYEGGGEESAVFVAIRNRLNVLGPDFQPIESLATGPVGDPDCRTCAACGPGPHGPREDTDAQVLVLEPALPALISCGSSLHGRCFLHELEPQGAALHLAPPACLFSAHHNRPEDCPDCVASPLGTLVTVVEQGHASYFYVASSLNSTVAASFSPGSVSIRRLKADVSGFAPGFAALSVLPEHLASYRIEYVYSFRAGAFVYFLMVQPANVAAAPGALHTRVARLSAVETDLGNYREMVLDCSFEPKRRRRAAHEGGHPYPVLRAAHAAPVGSRLAAELSIAEGQEVLFGVFSASRDSKSVVDPSSVVCAFPVDLLNTLIDQGVERCCEPPVHPGLRRDLDFFQLPSFCPHPPGLEALSPNTSCRHFPLLVSSSFSRVDLFNGLLGPVQVTALHVTRLNNVTLAHMGTADGRILQVELARSLNYLLYVSNFSLGSNGQPVHRDISRLGDHLLFASGDKVFQVPVRGPGCRHFLTCWRCLRAQRFMGCGWCGGMCGRQKECPGSWQQDHCPPELTEFHPQSGPLRGSTRLTLCGSNFNLHPTGLVPKDTHQVTVGQSPCRLLHKDSSNLSQVPRKYFVEELECELEPLVTQVAGPANVSLTVSNVPLGRHFRVDGTSMLQGFSFVEPVLRTVQPLFGPRAGGTSLTLEGQDLSVGTSRAVFINGTECPLKRVNEGQLLCTTPPGAATASVPIRLQVGGAKVPGSWNFHYKEDPIMLGISPNCGYTGSYVTIRGQHLTSVQHLVVSFHDGFKAVENRQCEGQLPEQHWCRLPEYVVRGPQGWVMGNLSVQGDGAPGFTLPGFRFLPPPYPPSTDLAPLKPEEHAIKFEYIGLGAVADCVDVNVTVGGESCRHELRGDVVVCPLPLSLQLGKDGAPLQVCVDGGCHILGRVVRPGLEGVPQSMLLGVLLALLLLVGVLAAVLVFSYYRRKQLGSDYRNGLASPAISDLGSTTRIRRASFSDSGVGSHVPLLRKESIQLGDLNPTLLAEVKDVLIPHERVLTHTDRVIGKGHFGVVYHGEYIDEAQNRVHCAIKSLSRITEVQEVEAFLREGLLMRGLHHPNVLALIGIMLPPEGLPRVLLPYMRHGDLLQFIRSPQRNPTVKDLISFGLQVARGMEYLAEQKFVHRDLAARNCMLDESFTVKVADFGLARDVLDKEYYSVQQHRHARLPVKWMALESLQTYRFTTKSDVWSFGVLLWELLTRGAPPYSHIDPFDLAHFLAQGRRLPQPEYCPDSLYAVMQHCWAADPAARPTFGVLAGEVERMVATLRGDHYVQLPVAYVNVGPGTSDKANLSSEQSPSPPVHRSTGRPRPLSEPPRPT from the exons ATGGAGCTCCACCCGCCACCTTTGCAGCCCTTCCTGTTACTACTGCTGTTGCTGCCGGCGGTGCCCGAGATGGTTGGGTCCTGGCAGTGCCCGCGCGTCCCCTACGCTGCTTCCCGCGACTTTGAAGTGGAGTACTTGGTGCCCAGTTTCTCCGCCGGCGGTCCGGTACAGGCCGTGGCGACCTATGAGGGCGGCGGGGAAGAGAGTGCCGTGTTTGTGGCCATACGCAATCGCCTGAACGTGCTTGGGCCTGACTTCCAACCAATTGAGAGCCTGGCCACGGGCCCTGTCGGGGACCCAGACTGCCGGACGTGTGCGGCCTGTGGCCCGGGCCCCCACGGCCCGCGGGAGGATACAGATGCGCAGGTGCTAGTGCTGGAGCCGGCGCTGCCCGCATTGATCAGTTGTGGCTCCAGCCTTCATGGTCGCTGCTTCCTGCATGAGCTAGAGCCCCAAGGGGCAGCCCTGCACCTGGCACCACCAGCCTGCCTTTTCTCTGCACACCACAATCGGCCCGAGGACTGTCCCGACTGTGTGGCCAGCCCTCTGGGCACCCTTGTGACCGTGGTTGAGCAGGGCCATGCCTCCTACTTCTACGTGGCATCCTCGCTGAACTCAACAGTGGCCGCCAGCTTTAGCCCCGGCTCAGTGTCCATCCGGCGCCTCAAGGCTGACGTCTCAGGATTTGCACCAGGCTTTGCAGCACTATCAGTGCTGCCCGAGCACCTCGCTTCCTACCGCATCGAATATGTGTACAGTTTCCGCGCGGGAGCCTTTGTCTACTTTCTGATGGTGCAGCCAGCCAACGTGGCAGCCGCTCCTGGTGCCTTACACACACGTGTGGCACGGCTCAGTGCTGTAGAGACCGACCTGGGCAACTACCGCGAGATGGTCCTTGACTGCAGTTTTGAGCCTAAACGCCGGCGTCGCGCGGCCCATGAGGGAGGGCATCCCTACCCGGTGCTGAGGGCAGCCCATGCCGCTCCTGTGGGCAGCAGATTGGCTGCTGAACTGAGCATCGCCGAGGGCCAGGAAGTGCTATTTGGGGTCTTCTCGGCTAGCAGGGACAGCAAGTCAGTTGTGGATCCCAGCTCTGTCGTCTGTGCCTTCCCAGTTGATCTGCTGAACACTCTCATTGATCAGGGAGTAGAGCGCTGCTGTGAGCCTCCAGTCCACCCTGGCCTCCGCCGAGACCTTGACTTCTTTCAATTGCCCAGTTTCTGCCCTCACCCG cctggcctggaGGCTCTCAGCCCCAACACCAGTTGCCGCCACTTCCCTCTGCTGGTCAGCAGCAGCTTCTCACGTGTGGACCTCTTCAATGGGCTGTTAGGGCCAGTGCAGGTCACTGCATTGCACGTGACACGCCTCAACAATGTCACATTGGCCCACATGGGCACAGCTGATGGGCGCATCCTGCAG GTGGAACTGGCCAGGTCTCTCAACTACTTGCTGTACGTGTCCAACTTCTCACTGGGCAGCAATGGGCAGCCTGTGCATCGGGATATCAGTCGCCTTGGGGACCACCTTCTCTTTGCCTCTGGGGACAAG GTCTTCCAGGTACCTGTCCGGGGCCCTGGCTGCCGCCACTTCCTCACCTGTTGGCGTTGCCTGCGGGCACAGCGTTTCATGGGCTGTGGATGGTGTGGGGGCATGTGTGGCCGGCAGAAGGAGTGTCCTGGCTCCTGGCAACAGGACCATTGCCCACCAGAGCTTACTGAG ttCCACCCCCAGAGTGGACCCCTGAGGGGCAGCACAAGGCTAACCCTGTGTGGCTCCAACTTCAACCTACACCCTACTGGCCTGGTGCCTAAAGACACCCATCAGGTTACCGTGGGTCAAAGTCCCTGCCGACTGCTGCATAAGGACAGCTCAAACCTCAG CCAAGTGCCCCGGAAGTACTTTGTAGAGGAGCTTGAGTGTGAGCTGGAGCCCTTGGTCACGCAGGTAGCTGGGCCTGCCAACGTCAGCCTCACTGTGTCCAACGTGCCACTGGGCAGGCATTTCCGGGTGGATGGCACCTCCATGCTTCAAGGCTTCTCTTTTGTG GAGCCGGTGCTGAGAACAGTACAACCCCTCTTTGGCCCACGGGCAGGGGGAACCTCCCTCACCCTTGAAGGCCAAGACCTGTCTGTAGGTACCAGCCGGGCTGTGTTCATCAATGGGACTGAGTGCCCGCTGAAACG GGTCAACGAGGGGCAGCTTTTATGTACCACACCCCCAGGGGCCGCTACTGCCAGCGTTCCCATTCGCCTGCAGGTAGGGGGTGCCAAGGTGCCTGGCTCCTGGAACTTCCACTACAAGGAAGACCCCATCATGCTGGGCATCAGCCCCAACTGTGGCTACAC TGGCTCCTATGTGACCATCCGTGGCCAGCACCTGACTTCAGTGCAGCACCTCGTGGTGTCATTCCATGATGGGTTTAAGGCAGTGGAGAACAGG CAGTGTGAAGGGCAGCTCCCGGAGCAGCACTGGTGCCGCCTGCCTGAATACGTGGTCCGAGGCCCTCAGGGGTGGGTGATGGGGAACCTGAGTGTCCAGGGGGATGGGGCTCCTGGCTTCACACTGCCTGGCTTTCgcttcctgcccccaccctacCCACCCAGCACAGACCTGGCCCCACTGAAGCCTGAGGAGCATGCCATTAAGTTTGAG TATATTGGGCTGGGTGCTGTGGCTGACTGTGTGGATGTGAACGTGACCGTGGGAGGTGAGAGCTGCCGGCATGAGCTCCGAGGGGATGTGGTCgtctgccccctgcccctctccctgcaACTTGGCAAGGATGGTGCTCCACTGCAG GTCTGCGTGGATGGTGGGTGTCACATCCTGGGCAGGGTAGTGCGGCCAGGTCTGGAAGGGGTCCCCCAGAGCATGCTCCTCGGTGTCCTGCTGGCCCTGCTCCTGCTTGTGGGTGTACTGGCCGCCGTACTGGTCTTCAGTTACTACCGGAGGAAACAGCTAG GCTCTGACTACAGAAATGGCCTCG CATCCCCTGCCATCAGTGACCTGGGTTCTACCACTCGGATCCGCAGAGCATCCTTCTCAGACAGTGGGGTCGGATCCCATGTCCCACTGCTGAGGAAAGAGTCCATTCAACTTGGGGACCTGAACCCCACGCTCCTGGCCGAGGTTAAGGATGTGCTGATTCCCCATGAACGGGTGCTCACCCACACTGACCGAGTCATTGGCAAAG GCCATTTTGGAGTCGTCTACCATGGAGAATACATAGACGAGGCCCAGAATCGAGTCCACTGTGCCATCAAGTCGCTGAGTC GCATCACAGAAGTGCAGGAGGTGGAGGCCTTCCTGCGCGAGGGGCTGCTCATGCGGGGTCTGCACCACCCAAACGTGCTGGCTCTCATTGGGATCATGCTTCCGCCTGAAGGGCTGCCTCGTGTGCTGCTGCCCTACATGCGCCACGGAGACCTGCTCCAGTTCATCCGCTCACCCCAGCGG AACCCCACGGTGAAGGACCTCATCAGCTTCGGCCTGCAGGTGGCCCGCGGCATGGAGTACCTGGCAGAGCAGAAGTTTGTGCACAGGGACCTGGCTGCTCGGAACTGCAT GCTGGATGAGTCATTCACGGTCAAAGTGGCTGATTTTGGTCTGGCCCGCGACGTCTTGGACAAGGAATACTACAGTGTCCAACAGCACCGCCACGCTCGTCTACCTGTCAAATGGATGGCTCTCGAGAGCCTACAGACTTACAGATTCACCACCAAGTCTGATGTG TGGTCATTTGGTGTGCTGTTATGGGAGCTGCTGACACGGGGTGCCCCACCATACTCCCACATTGACCCTTTTGACCTCGCTCACTTCCTGGCCCAGGGTCGCCGCCTGCCCCAGCCTGAGTATTGCCCCGATTCTCT GTATGCAGTGATGCAGCACTGCTGGGCTGCAGATCCTGCAGCAAGACCCACCTTTGGAGTGCTGGCAGGGGAAGTGGAGCGCATGGTGGCCACACTGCGAGGAGACCACTACGTGCAGCTGCCCGTGGCCTATGTGAACGTGGGCCCTGGCACCTCTGACAAGGCAAACCTGTCATCGGAACAGTCGCCGTCCCCACCAGTGCACAGGAGCACAGGGCGGCCCCGGCCCCTCTCAGAGCCACCAAGGCCCACGTGA